Proteins from a genomic interval of Microbacterium phyllosphaerae:
- a CDS encoding TrmH family RNA methyltransferase: MEEQAPAETAETGGSSAQPGYGVGPWPGGESEWPQGEQYDPELLAAGDTRNVIDRYRYWRMEAIVADLDTQRHPFHVAIENWQHDMNIGSIVRSANAFLADTVHIIGRRRWNKRGAMVTDRYQHVVHHEDVETFAAWAAGEGIPIIAVDNVDGAVPVDRAELPQTCVLLFGQEGPGLSDAALAAASAHIEITQYGSTRSINASAAAAVIMYEWCRRYAD; the protein is encoded by the coding sequence ATGGAAGAGCAGGCGCCCGCGGAGACAGCGGAGACAGGCGGATCGTCGGCGCAGCCCGGATACGGGGTCGGCCCGTGGCCGGGCGGCGAATCCGAATGGCCGCAGGGGGAGCAGTACGATCCCGAACTGCTGGCGGCCGGAGACACCCGCAACGTGATCGATCGCTACCGCTACTGGCGGATGGAGGCGATCGTCGCCGATCTCGACACGCAGCGGCATCCGTTCCACGTCGCGATCGAGAACTGGCAGCACGACATGAACATCGGCTCGATCGTGCGCAGCGCGAACGCGTTCCTCGCCGACACCGTGCACATCATCGGTCGCCGTCGCTGGAACAAGCGCGGTGCCATGGTCACCGACCGCTACCAGCACGTCGTGCACCACGAGGACGTGGAGACCTTCGCGGCGTGGGCGGCCGGCGAGGGCATCCCGATCATCGCTGTCGACAACGTCGACGGCGCCGTGCCCGTGGATCGCGCCGAGCTGCCGCAGACCTGCGTGCTGCTGTTCGGACAGGAGGGGCCGGGTCTGTCGGATGCCGCACTCGCCGCAGCATCCGCCCATATCGAGATCACGCAGTACGGTTCGACCCGATCGATCAACGCCAGTGCGGCAGCCGCCGTGATCATGTACGAATGGTGCCGGAGGTACGCGGACTGA
- a CDS encoding Nramp family divalent metal transporter yields MPKNVALDEVTPAARATAPRSLWLLGPALVAGVAYLDPGNVASNMTAGAQYGYLLVWVVIAGNVMAWLIQYLSAKLGVVTGQSLPEVLGARLTKPWARRAYWLQAELVAMATDLAEVIGGAVALYLLFDIPLLLGGVITGAVSMILLAVQSRRGARPFEFVIIGLMVIIAVGFIAGLFVAPPDAASVIGGLVPRFEGTGSVLLAASILGATIMPHAIYAHSSLTRDRFGSAAAHAPTEAARTEASRIRRLLTATRWDVSIAMLIAGTVNLGILLLAAANLAGVEGTDSLEGAHAALAAGLGPVVATFFAVGLLASGLASTSVGAYAGAEIMHGLLHVRIPLLARRLVTLIPALVILGIGVDPTLALVLSQVVLSFGIPFALIPLVALTAQRRTLGPWANRVWTTAAGIVASVLLIALNGALLWLVLTGA; encoded by the coding sequence ATGCCTAAAAATGTTGCCCTCGATGAGGTGACCCCCGCCGCTCGCGCCACCGCCCCCCGCAGTCTCTGGCTGCTCGGCCCCGCCCTGGTCGCCGGAGTCGCCTATCTCGACCCCGGGAACGTCGCGAGCAACATGACCGCGGGTGCCCAGTACGGCTACCTGCTGGTCTGGGTCGTGATCGCCGGCAACGTCATGGCCTGGCTGATCCAGTACCTCTCGGCGAAGCTCGGCGTGGTCACGGGGCAGAGCCTTCCCGAGGTGCTGGGCGCACGCCTCACGAAGCCGTGGGCTCGACGGGCCTACTGGCTGCAGGCCGAGCTCGTCGCGATGGCGACCGACCTGGCCGAGGTCATCGGCGGTGCGGTCGCTCTCTACCTGCTGTTCGACATCCCCCTCCTGCTGGGCGGGGTCATCACCGGAGCCGTGTCGATGATCCTGTTGGCGGTGCAGAGCCGCCGCGGCGCGCGGCCCTTCGAGTTCGTGATCATCGGGCTCATGGTGATCATCGCAGTCGGCTTCATCGCCGGGCTCTTCGTCGCCCCACCCGACGCGGCCAGCGTGATCGGTGGGCTCGTTCCCCGCTTCGAGGGCACCGGATCCGTGCTGCTGGCGGCATCCATCCTCGGCGCGACGATCATGCCGCACGCGATCTACGCCCATTCGTCGCTGACCCGTGATCGGTTCGGATCGGCGGCCGCCCACGCACCGACCGAGGCCGCGCGCACCGAGGCGTCGCGCATCCGACGGCTGCTCACCGCCACCCGCTGGGACGTGTCGATCGCGATGCTGATCGCGGGCACGGTGAACCTCGGAATCCTGCTGCTCGCCGCTGCCAACCTCGCCGGCGTCGAGGGGACCGACTCGCTCGAGGGTGCACACGCCGCACTGGCAGCGGGTCTCGGCCCGGTCGTGGCGACCTTCTTCGCGGTCGGTCTGCTCGCATCCGGGCTCGCCTCGACCTCGGTCGGCGCCTATGCGGGAGCGGAGATCATGCACGGCCTGCTGCACGTGCGCATCCCGCTGCTCGCGAGACGCCTGGTGACACTGATCCCCGCGCTCGTGATCCTCGGCATCGGAGTCGACCCGACGCTGGCACTGGTGCTCAGCCAGGTCGTGCTGTCGTTCGGCATCCCGTTCGCGCTCATCCCGCTCGTCGCGCTCACCGCCCAGCGACGCACGCTCGGGCCCTGGGCGAACCGGGTGTGGACGACGGCGGCGGGCATCGTGGCATCCGTTCTGCTCATCGCCCTCAACGGCGCCCTGCTCTGGCTCGTGCTGACGGGGGCCTGA
- a CDS encoding rhamnogalacturonan lyase, with product MNIRHRSFRAAVAVAAAGCLLVGGAQSAGAASPTAPETGRHGPGSQTPQLEVLDRGLVAVSTTDGVFLSWRLLAAEATGATATGLAGPDFAVYRDGARVATVTDSTNYADADGSATSEYSVVPIVNGVELTASASASVTAWAEGHHDLPLQKPADGVTPKGEAYTYSANDVSVGDVDGDGQYEYVVKWDPSNSKDVSQRGYTGPVYLDTYELDGTLLNRLDLGVNIRAGAHYTQFLVYDFDGDGRSETMLKTAPGTKSVQFAADGSVKKESYITLPKADRRAGYSNDDDYRLSAADYEEHLVEMFLGWSERDEVVSGKWPATLEEAWGMPVTHEYPLTRESAEELADTFIDVYAPSRSARNLLREFEGFIVDGPEYLTVFDSATGKELQTIPYPTERGDDGLLWGDYAMSRIEPANRVDRFLSGVGYLDGQHPSAVFARGYYTRTTVTAFDWDGKRLKERWDVDSGHVPMTNPFNDSPHGRDGTDPEFGTITTQGDHSLSFADVDADGKQELVYGSATIDDDGSLLYSSFDVLPEGSADPGATVRLGHGDAMHVTDIDPSRPGLEIWTAHEGATSAPYGSVLRDAATGESLFGAYSGRDTGRAMIGDVRPDVPGIEVWSSMPGGTEGSGLLSAKGEVLQPETPGTNMSIRWAGDLTTQIVNGSGTQTPTIDDWTRGTLLTATGTLTNNGTKGNPSLVADVLGDWREELLVRTADSSALRFYTTTEPTTHKLTTLMHDVQYRVETARQQTTYNQPAYTSFYFASDLDWSNVPVLTAPVTPKAPKFTDKPGSSRDEVKVPTNVTGVTYYVNGEKVEARNGKVRVTGEVTVVAVPDAGYRIADGATSQWTETLRKR from the coding sequence ATGAATATCCGACACCGATCATTCCGCGCTGCCGTGGCGGTCGCCGCCGCTGGGTGCCTCCTCGTGGGTGGCGCGCAGAGCGCGGGAGCGGCATCGCCCACCGCTCCCGAGACCGGCCGGCATGGCCCCGGCTCCCAGACGCCGCAGCTGGAGGTCCTCGACCGCGGCCTGGTCGCCGTCTCGACCACCGACGGTGTGTTCCTCAGTTGGAGACTGCTCGCCGCCGAGGCGACCGGTGCCACGGCGACGGGCCTCGCCGGACCCGACTTCGCGGTGTACCGCGACGGCGCCCGTGTGGCGACGGTCACCGACAGCACGAACTACGCGGATGCCGACGGGTCGGCGACCTCGGAGTACTCGGTGGTCCCGATCGTGAACGGCGTGGAGCTGACGGCATCCGCGTCTGCATCCGTCACCGCCTGGGCGGAGGGGCACCACGACCTGCCGCTGCAGAAGCCCGCCGACGGCGTCACGCCGAAGGGTGAGGCCTACACGTACTCGGCGAACGACGTCTCGGTCGGCGACGTCGACGGCGACGGTCAGTACGAGTACGTCGTGAAGTGGGACCCGTCGAATTCGAAGGACGTGTCGCAGCGCGGCTATACGGGTCCGGTCTATCTCGACACGTACGAGCTCGACGGCACGCTGCTCAACCGCCTGGATCTCGGCGTCAACATCCGCGCGGGTGCCCACTACACGCAGTTCCTCGTCTACGACTTCGACGGCGACGGCCGGTCCGAGACGATGCTGAAGACGGCGCCGGGCACGAAGTCGGTGCAGTTCGCCGCCGACGGATCCGTGAAGAAGGAGTCGTACATCACGCTCCCCAAGGCCGACCGCAGGGCCGGATACTCGAACGACGACGACTATCGGCTGAGCGCCGCCGACTACGAGGAGCACCTCGTCGAGATGTTCCTCGGCTGGAGCGAGCGCGACGAGGTCGTCTCGGGGAAGTGGCCGGCGACGCTCGAAGAGGCCTGGGGCATGCCGGTGACGCATGAGTACCCCCTGACGCGCGAGAGCGCCGAGGAGCTCGCCGATACGTTCATCGACGTGTACGCGCCGAGCCGCAGCGCTCGCAATCTGCTGCGCGAGTTCGAGGGATTCATCGTCGACGGGCCCGAGTACCTCACCGTCTTCGACAGCGCGACGGGCAAGGAGCTGCAGACGATCCCGTATCCGACCGAGCGCGGAGACGACGGTCTGCTGTGGGGCGACTATGCCATGTCGCGCATCGAGCCGGCCAACCGTGTCGACCGGTTCCTGTCGGGTGTCGGCTACCTCGACGGTCAGCATCCGTCCGCCGTCTTCGCCCGCGGGTACTACACGCGCACGACCGTCACGGCCTTCGACTGGGACGGCAAGCGACTCAAGGAACGGTGGGATGTCGACAGCGGTCATGTGCCGATGACGAACCCGTTCAACGACTCCCCGCACGGCCGTGACGGCACCGACCCCGAGTTCGGAACGATCACCACCCAGGGCGACCACTCGCTGAGCTTCGCCGACGTGGATGCCGACGGCAAGCAGGAGCTCGTGTACGGATCGGCGACGATCGACGACGACGGCAGCCTGCTGTACAGCTCGTTCGACGTGCTCCCCGAGGGCAGCGCCGACCCCGGAGCGACCGTGCGACTCGGACACGGCGATGCGATGCACGTGACCGACATCGACCCCAGCCGCCCCGGACTCGAGATCTGGACGGCGCACGAGGGCGCCACCTCGGCCCCCTACGGGTCCGTCCTCCGCGATGCCGCGACCGGGGAGTCGCTGTTCGGTGCCTACTCGGGCCGAGACACGGGCCGCGCGATGATCGGCGACGTCCGTCCGGACGTTCCGGGCATCGAGGTGTGGTCGAGCATGCCCGGCGGCACCGAGGGCAGCGGTCTGCTGAGCGCGAAGGGAGAGGTGCTGCAGCCGGAGACCCCGGGCACGAACATGTCGATCCGCTGGGCGGGGGACCTGACCACCCAGATCGTCAACGGCAGTGGAACCCAGACACCGACAATCGACGACTGGACTCGCGGCACCCTTCTCACGGCCACCGGCACTCTCACGAACAACGGCACGAAGGGCAACCCCTCGCTCGTCGCCGACGTTCTCGGAGACTGGCGCGAGGAACTGCTCGTGCGCACGGCCGACTCGAGTGCGCTGCGGTTCTACACGACCACGGAGCCGACCACGCACAAGCTCACGACCCTGATGCACGACGTGCAGTACCGCGTCGAGACCGCCCGCCAGCAGACGACGTACAACCAGCCGGCGTACACCTCGTTCTACTTCGCCAGCGACCTCGACTGGTCGAACGTTCCTGTGCTGACCGCTCCGGTGACGCCCAAGGCACCCAAGTTCACCGACAAGCCGGGTTCATCTCGCGATGAGGTGAAGGTGCCGACGAACGTCACGGGCGTCACGTACTACGTGAACGGCGAGAAGGTCGAGGCGCGCAACGGAAAGGTGCGCGTCACGGGCGAGGTGACCGTGGTGGCGGTGCCGGATGCCGGCTACCGCATCGCGGACGGTGCGACCTCGCAGTGGACGGAGACACTCCGTAAGCGCTGA